From Pectinophora gossypiella chromosome 18, ilPecGoss1.1, whole genome shotgun sequence, one genomic window encodes:
- the LOC126375009 gene encoding ADP-ribosylation factor-like protein 2, whose amino-acid sequence MGFLTILKKLRQKEKEMRILMLGLDNAGKTTILKRFNGEPIDTISPTLGFNIKTLEHRGFKLNIWDVGGQKSLRSYWKNYFESTDGVAWVVDSADARRLADCARELHALLREERLAGATLLVLANKADLPGALTMHDIKEALDLDNIKTHHWRIVRCSAVTGENLLEGMDWMLDDIASRIFTLD is encoded by the exons ATGGGTTTCTTAACTATATTGAAAAAGCTGCGACAGAAGGAGAAGGAAATGAGAATACTTATGCT TGGGCTTGACAATGCGGGCAAGACGACAATCTTGAAACGATTTAACGGCGAGCCCATCGACACCATCTCGCCCACGCTGGGCTTTAACATCAAGACACTGGAGCATCGTGGGTTCAAGTTGAACATCTGGGACGTTGGTGGCCAGAAATCATTGAG ATCATACTGGAAGAACTACTTCGAGAGCACGGATGGCGTGGCGTGGGTGGTGGACAGTGCGGACGCACGGCGCCTGGCGGACTGCGCGCGGGAGCTGCACGCGCTGCTGCGCGAGGAGCGGCTGGCCGGCGCCACGCTGCTTGTGCTAGCTAACAAGGCTGACCTGCCCGGGGCACTCACCATGCACGATATTAAGGAG GCATTGGACCTGGACAACATCAAGACGCATCACTGGCGCATAGTGCGGTGCTCCGCAGTGACCGGCGAGAACCTTCTGGAAGGCATGGACTGGATGCTGGACGACATCGCGTCCAGGATATTCACCCTCGACTGA
- the LOC126375008 gene encoding pinin, whose product MGTEVALSFSALRAQLENEKSSLYKIDENIKKIVQTSGRFSNNDRFNSSGEYPRGGARPGSRNSFSDANKNDELFGKRKHETKTVFSRLSARVQDSDGEEDSPGGKRARMPSAVSRELPTRAAVLRAQGDDEQARTRNRRIFGSLLGTLQKFKQEEIVLQTKEEKKAQVERKIEEQARLEKEREQKERKNLFQERDQRKATIKALEAKMARVQEFEKWEASQKSLSNFILTKARPHIYWLPKKMTDKANEKLNSSRKFHEKCMSNKRAELQEELQRIEQRCLRRGPGAKENDPETPHDEKIEDKRPRRKDSETSETGKSDKDMNDDKGRKRDKFAMDVDDKYKEDSDGEDRHEVPPKPDIDPKEEKESDDSKLDTSVEQDTSMPTEPSPGVTQELLPTCPATTNESTTENHLNNTNGEAEDDSQHS is encoded by the exons ATGGGGACAGAAGTAGCCTTATCTTTTAGTGCTTTACGAGCTCAGTTAGAAAATGAGAAGAGCAGCTTGTACAAAATAGATGAAAACATCAAGAAGATAGTGCAAACGTCCGGGAGATTTTCTAACAATGATAG ATTCAATTCATCCGGAGAATATCCACGAGGTGGGGCGCGACCCGGCAGCCGGAATTCCTTTTCTGACGCGAACAAGAATGACGAATTGTTTGGGAAAAGAAAACACGAAACTAAAACAGTGTTTAGCAG ATTGTCAGCTAGAGTGCAAGACAGTGATGGTGAAGAGGACAGCCCCGGCGGGAAACGCGCGCGCATGCCCTCAGCGGTGTCTCGCGAGCTGCCCACTCGCGCTGCTGTGCTGCGCGCGCAAGGGGACGATGAGCAGGCACGCACGCGCAACCGACGCATCTTCGGATCACTCTTGGGGACactgcagaaatttaaacaggAGGAAATTGTATTACAAACTAAG gaagaaaagaaggCACAAGTGGAACGAAAAATAGAAGAACAAGCCAGATTAGAAAAAGAGAGAGAACAAAAAGAACGGAAGAACCTGTTCCAAGAGCGGGATCAGAGGAAAGCCACGATTAAGGCACTTGAAGCCAAGATGGCTCGTGTCCAGGAATTTGAGAAGTGGGAGGCGTCACAGAAAAGCCTCAGTAACTTCATCCTCACCAAAGCAAGGCCACATATCTACTGGCTGCCAAAGAAGATGACTGACAAAGCTAATGAGAAACTTAACTCCAGCAGAAAGTTTCATGAAA AATGTATGTCAAACAAACGAGCAGAGCTTCAGGAGGAACTTCAGCGAATAGAGCAGCGCTGCCTGCGACGTGGACCAGGAGCCAAGGAAAATGATCCGGAGACTCCTCATGATGAGAAAATTGAAGATAAGAGACCGAGACGTAAGGATTCCGAAACTTCAGAAACTGGCAAAAGTGACAAAGATATGAATGATGATAAGGGTAGAAAGAGAGACAAGTTTGCCATGGATGTGGATGATAAATATAAAGAGGACAGTGATGGGGAAGACAGACATGAGGTACCTCCCAAACCAGATATAGACCCCAAGGAAGAAAAAG AATCAGATGACAGCAAATTAGATACAAGTGTAGAACAAGACACATCTATGCCGACAGAGCCCAGCCCAGGAGTCACACAGGAGTTATTACCTACTTGCCCTGCAACCACAAATGAGTCTACAACAGAGAACCATCTCAACAACACCAATGGTGAAGCTGAAGACGACTCCCAACATTCCTAG